The stretch of DNA AGCGACCGGAGGGACGCCGGGTACTCGCTTCCCTCCGGTCGCTGACGCTCCCGGCTCGCCTTTCTTTCGTTAGATAATCGTGGCGCGATTCGCTTGACATCGCCTCAGGCTTTGGTGTACTACCGTGGTAGCACACTAGTTCACAGGCCTTCTCATCCCCGGCGACTCCTGACGTGTTCGTCCAGGTCAACGCGTCGAACGGCGTCCCCGTCTACGACCAGATCGCCCGGCAGGTGGCGTTCGCGGTCGCCGACGGCGTGCTGACGACCGGGGACCTCGTGCCGAGCGTCCGCGAGCTCGCCAAAGAAATCGCCGTCAACCCGAACACCGTCGCCCGCGCGTACCGCGAGCTGCAGACGCAGGGCGTCGTCGAACCGGCGCCGGGCATCGGCTTGGTCGTCTGCGCCGGCGCGCGTCGCGCTTGCCAGTCGCAGCGACGGTCGTTGCTGCGTGAACGTGTCCGCAGCATGCTGCGTGAAACGCTCGACGCGGGCCTGCCGCCCCACGAGGCCCGTGACCTTGTCCTCGGTGAACTCGACAAGATCGCCCCTCCTCAATAACCCCTTTCATCGCTGAACCCCGTCGGAGACTTTCAGTGAACGCCGCGATCCAGATCGAAGGGGTCACCAAACGTTTCGGCCGCCACACGGCCGTCGATGACGTGTCGCTCAACGTGCCGCGGAGCAGCGTCTTTGCACTCCTCGGTGAGAACGGCGCCGGCAAGACGACGCTCGTGCGGATGCTGTTGGGGCTCGAAACGCCCGACGCCGGCCGGCTGACGGTGCTCGGCTTGTCGAGCCGAAAGGAGGGCGACGCCATCCGCCAGCGCATCGGCTACGTCCCCGAACGGCCCACGCTGTACGAGTGGATGACGGCCGCCGAGATCGGCTGGTTCACCGCGGGCTTCTACGCCGACGGCTTCGAGCAGCATTACCGCAACCTGCTCGACTTCTACCGCGTGCCGCTGAAGCGGAAGATCAAGCACATGTCCAAAGGCATGCGCGCGAAGGTCGCGCTGGCCCTGGCGATGGGGCATCAGCCCGAGCTGCTGGTGCTCGACGAACCGACTTCGGGACTCGACACCTTAGTGCGGCGCGAGTTCCTCGAAAGCATGGTCGATATCGCCGCCGAGGGCCGCACCGTGCTGCTGTGCAGCCACCTCATTGGAGAGGTCGAGCGCGTCGCCGACCGCGTCGCGATCTTGCGCGCGGGACAAGTCTTGGCGTGCGAGCGGCTCGACGAACTCAAACGCACGTCGGTCGAAGCGACGATCACCATGCACGGCAGCAGCGGCGTCCTCCCCGAGCTGCCCGGAGAAGTGCTCCTCAGCCGCCGCCGCGGCAAGCAATGGCAGGTCCTCTTGCGCGGCGTCGCCGATCACGACTCGCTGTCGTCGCTCGCCGAAAGCGAGGCGATCGTCGCCGTCGACACCCGGACGCCGTCGCTGGAAGAGTTGTTCGTCGCGTACCTGCAATCGAACGGGCCATCCGCGCCGGGAGAGTCCGCCGAGCGCAAACCGCTACCCGTTAGCTGAACCACTAATCTTGTCTGTGGGAGGCGTCTCCAGACGCCTCCCACAATTGTCGCTCCACGCTCAACCATTTCCAAGCATTCCGCGAGGCGACGATGCCCACCGCCACCGCCCTCGGCGCCCCCAACACTCTGCGGCTCGCGAAGCGCTTCTTCTGGAAGGAGTGCCGACGATTGAGCGTGTTGGCGGCCGGCGTCTCAGTGCTCGCGATGGGGTTGATGCTGCTCGTATGGTGGTTCACGCCCCGTAGTGTCGATCCGGCCGACCCCTTGTCGGTGATCGCCGTTGGCGCCGGGATGATGCTCGCCGTCGCGGCGGCCGCCACGCTCTTCTCGGTCGAGAAGGAAGAAGGGACGGCGGAACTCCTTGAGCGGCTGCCGCGCAATGTTTTGGCGATGACGATTGGTAAGATCGGTTCAGCCTCCGTCATCATCCCGCTCTGCACGCTCGCGCTGTTGCTACTTGCCTTCGTGATCGGTGGTGACATTGCCGACTCGCAGCAGATACCAGTGAATATGGCGCCGCGGGTGTCGCTCTTTCTGCTGGAAGCGTTCGTGTGGAGCCTCGTGGCGTCGCTCGCCTGCCCGAATCCACTCGTCGCAGCGGTGCTTGGCATTGCGCTTGGTTCAGTGAGCCTCCAGCTGGGGATCTTCGCCACCATCCCCAGTGTGCGGGGATTTACGCCCGCTGGCCTCGACGCTGCGGCGCCGGCGCGATTGGCGCTGGCGGGAGTTGGAATGCTTGTCGCCGGTTGGCTCGTGTCGGGTTGGCCGGCGCCGCTGCGGAGACGCCGGGCGGTCGTCGCCGCGGATGTTGAGGGGCCAAGTCGCCGGCGACATTGGCTGCCTTCGCTCGGATGGGGGCTCTTCGGGCGGTACTTCTGGCAGACGCTGCGACAGTCTTGGGC from Botrimarina mediterranea encodes:
- a CDS encoding GntR family transcriptional regulator; protein product: MFVQVNASNGVPVYDQIARQVAFAVADGVLTTGDLVPSVRELAKEIAVNPNTVARAYRELQTQGVVEPAPGIGLVVCAGARRACQSQRRSLLRERVRSMLRETLDAGLPPHEARDLVLGELDKIAPPQ
- a CDS encoding ABC transporter ATP-binding protein, which codes for MNAAIQIEGVTKRFGRHTAVDDVSLNVPRSSVFALLGENGAGKTTLVRMLLGLETPDAGRLTVLGLSSRKEGDAIRQRIGYVPERPTLYEWMTAAEIGWFTAGFYADGFEQHYRNLLDFYRVPLKRKIKHMSKGMRAKVALALAMGHQPELLVLDEPTSGLDTLVRREFLESMVDIAAEGRTVLLCSHLIGEVERVADRVAILRAGQVLACERLDELKRTSVEATITMHGSSGVLPELPGEVLLSRRRGKQWQVLLRGVADHDSLSSLAESEAIVAVDTRTPSLEELFVAYLQSNGPSAPGESAERKPLPVS